A stretch of Paludisphaera borealis DNA encodes these proteins:
- a CDS encoding efflux RND transporter permease subunit, with the protein MVNFFISRPIFATVLALLMVIIGGICAFLLPIAQYPPIVPPQVQVTTTYTGADALSVARTVTTPIEQQINGTKGLIYFSSDSTSNGVSNIVATFDVGYNQDMAAVDIQNKVQTAQPQLPPEVKQYGVTIKKTSTDMVCVVNLISPDGRYDANFLDNYGQIYVCDVLKRIPGVSDVMTFGRKYAMRIWIDPDRLANMRIGPSEIIMAVQQENLQAAAGKIGGQPVPTGQVFEFPITVKGRLSKAAEFEEIIVRRNDDGSIVRLKDVARVELSSENYETSGYLDGKPAGAMPVFQYADANALNIVEQVRHEMERLKGTFPEGLDFAMAYDTTKFVEENIEEVEHTLLEAFGLVMIVVFVFLQGFRATIIPMLSIPVSLIATFAAMAAFGFSINSLTLCGLVLAIGLVVDDAIIVVENVEKFLHRGYPPLQATRAAMAEITTPIVTITLVLAAVFVPVAFMPGMTGKLYNQFAMTIVFSFVFSAINSLTLSPAMARLFLREKQGETKFFLFRWFNAVLSWIENSYDSVLEFTAHHWWTIVVPSVLLLALTSWMLVVRPKAFIPTEDQGYLIVVVQTPDGTSREVTSKVVKRVEAIATELEGVQHVVTLDGMNVMNSTNQSNAGVVFMPLKPWSERTKPELRAGALAGKLQGMLFGSIHDALALVMQPPPIRGLSQTGGHEMVIEDRAAKGPEALQLVVDRFQDEARKRPELAGIFTTYSARVPQLRFELDRTKARRLDVPVSDVFAALQVNLGAFYINDFDLYGKVWKVMMQAEGAVRTKASDIENLYVLNRQGERVPFSSLGEVHYALGPIDVPHYNLYASAKINGGPAPGFSSGQALLVMQEVADKVLPEGFGYEWTGTTLQEQKTGNQAMFIFALSIVCVFLFMAALYESWIRPMVIILTVPLAMFGAIVGLWIYDMPLDVYGQIGLVMLIGLETKNAILLVEFAVEQRAKHGKSIIEAAKISSRERLRPILMTSFAFVMGVLPMARATGAGAYSRNSLGIVIAFGIAVSTVLGRFVIPIYYVLGERIGDYLAELRGVEREPDASSQDGDEDVDDELDPSPNGQPGHRTNFPSPEVI; encoded by the coding sequence ATGGTCAATTTCTTCATCAGCCGGCCGATCTTCGCCACCGTGCTGGCCCTACTGATGGTGATCATCGGCGGCATCTGCGCGTTCCTGCTGCCGATCGCCCAGTACCCGCCGATCGTGCCGCCTCAGGTGCAGGTCACCACGACCTATACCGGGGCCGACGCGCTCAGCGTCGCCCGCACGGTCACCACGCCGATCGAGCAGCAAATCAACGGCACCAAGGGGCTGATCTATTTCAGCTCCGACAGCACGAGCAACGGCGTCTCGAACATCGTGGCGACGTTCGACGTCGGCTACAACCAGGACATGGCGGCCGTCGACATCCAGAACAAGGTCCAGACGGCCCAGCCCCAGCTTCCTCCCGAAGTGAAGCAGTACGGCGTGACGATCAAGAAGACGTCGACCGACATGGTCTGCGTCGTCAACCTGATCTCGCCCGACGGCCGTTACGACGCGAATTTCCTCGACAACTACGGCCAGATCTACGTCTGCGACGTGCTCAAGCGCATCCCCGGCGTCAGCGACGTCATGACGTTCGGCCGCAAGTACGCGATGCGGATCTGGATCGACCCCGACCGCCTCGCCAACATGCGGATCGGCCCCTCGGAAATCATCATGGCGGTCCAGCAGGAGAACCTCCAGGCCGCCGCCGGCAAGATCGGCGGCCAGCCGGTCCCCACCGGCCAGGTCTTCGAGTTCCCGATCACCGTCAAGGGGCGGCTCTCCAAGGCCGCCGAGTTCGAGGAGATCATCGTCCGCCGCAACGACGACGGTTCGATCGTCCGCCTCAAGGACGTCGCCCGGGTCGAGCTGTCGTCAGAGAACTACGAGACCTCGGGCTACCTCGACGGCAAGCCCGCCGGCGCCATGCCGGTCTTCCAGTACGCCGACGCCAACGCCCTGAACATCGTCGAGCAGGTCCGCCACGAGATGGAGCGGCTCAAGGGGACGTTCCCCGAGGGCCTCGATTTCGCGATGGCCTACGACACGACCAAGTTCGTCGAAGAGAACATCGAGGAAGTCGAGCACACGCTGCTCGAAGCCTTCGGCCTGGTCATGATCGTCGTCTTCGTCTTCCTTCAGGGCTTCCGCGCCACGATCATCCCGATGCTGTCGATCCCGGTGTCGTTGATCGCCACGTTCGCGGCGATGGCGGCCTTCGGGTTCTCGATCAATTCGCTGACGCTCTGCGGCCTGGTGCTGGCCATCGGGCTGGTCGTCGACGACGCGATCATCGTCGTCGAGAACGTCGAGAAGTTCCTCCACCGCGGCTACCCGCCGCTCCAGGCCACGCGGGCCGCCATGGCCGAGATCACCACGCCGATCGTCACGATCACGCTGGTGCTGGCCGCGGTGTTCGTTCCGGTCGCCTTCATGCCCGGCATGACCGGCAAACTGTACAACCAGTTCGCCATGACGATCGTCTTCTCGTTCGTCTTCTCGGCCATCAACTCGCTGACCCTCAGCCCTGCCATGGCGCGGCTGTTCCTCAGGGAAAAACAGGGCGAGACCAAATTCTTCCTCTTCCGTTGGTTCAACGCCGTTCTGAGCTGGATCGAGAACTCGTACGACTCGGTCCTAGAATTCACCGCGCACCACTGGTGGACCATCGTCGTCCCCTCGGTCCTCTTGCTGGCCCTCACGAGCTGGATGCTGGTCGTGCGGCCCAAGGCGTTCATCCCCACCGAAGACCAGGGCTACCTGATCGTCGTCGTCCAGACGCCGGACGGAACGAGCCGCGAGGTCACCTCGAAGGTCGTCAAGCGGGTCGAGGCGATCGCCACGGAACTCGAAGGCGTTCAGCACGTCGTGACCCTCGACGGCATGAACGTCATGAACTCGACCAATCAGAGCAACGCCGGCGTCGTCTTCATGCCGCTCAAGCCGTGGTCCGAGCGCACCAAGCCGGAGCTTCGTGCCGGAGCCCTGGCCGGCAAGCTCCAGGGCATGCTTTTCGGTTCGATCCACGACGCCCTGGCCCTGGTGATGCAGCCCCCGCCGATTCGCGGCCTGAGTCAGACCGGCGGCCATGAAATGGTCATCGAGGACCGCGCGGCGAAGGGGCCTGAAGCCCTTCAGTTGGTCGTCGACCGGTTCCAGGATGAGGCTCGCAAGCGCCCCGAGCTGGCGGGCATCTTCACGACCTACTCGGCGCGCGTCCCCCAACTGCGGTTCGAGCTCGACCGCACCAAGGCGCGACGGCTCGACGTTCCGGTCTCCGACGTCTTCGCCGCGCTCCAGGTCAATCTCGGCGCCTTCTACATCAACGACTTCGACCTCTACGGCAAGGTCTGGAAGGTGATGATGCAGGCCGAGGGAGCGGTCCGGACCAAGGCCAGCGACATCGAAAACCTCTACGTCCTCAACCGCCAGGGCGAGCGCGTGCCGTTCAGCAGCCTGGGCGAGGTCCATTACGCGCTGGGACCAATCGACGTCCCCCACTACAACCTCTACGCCTCGGCCAAGATCAACGGCGGCCCCGCGCCGGGCTTCAGCTCGGGGCAGGCGCTCCTGGTCATGCAGGAGGTGGCCGACAAGGTCTTGCCCGAGGGATTCGGCTACGAGTGGACCGGCACCACGCTTCAGGAACAGAAGACCGGCAATCAGGCGATGTTCATCTTCGCCCTGTCGATCGTCTGCGTTTTCTTGTTCATGGCCGCGCTCTACGAGAGCTGGATCCGGCCGATGGTCATCATCCTGACCGTCCCGCTGGCCATGTTCGGCGCGATCGTCGGCCTCTGGATCTACGACATGCCGCTCGACGTCTACGGTCAGATCGGCCTCGTTATGCTGATCGGCCTTGAGACCAAGAACGCGATCCTCCTCGTCGAGTTCGCCGTCGAGCAGCGAGCCAAGCACGGCAAGAGCATCATCGAGGCCGCCAAGATCTCGTCGCGCGAGCGGCTCCGGCCGATCTTGATGACTTCGTTCGCCTTCGTCATGGGCGTGCTGCCAATGGCCCGAGCCACCGGCGCGGGCGCCTACAGCCGCAACTCGCTGGGCATCGTCATCGCCTTCGGCATCGCCGTCAGCACGGTGCTCGGCCGGTTCGTGATTCCGATCTACTACGTCCTCGGCGAACGCATCGGCGACTACCTCGCCGAGCTTCGCGGCGTCGAGCGCGAGCCCGACGCGTCGTCCCAAGACGGCGACGAAGACGTCGACGACGAACTCGATCCCTCGCCCAACGGCCAACCGGGCCACCGCACGAACTTCCCATCGCCCGAGGTGATCTGA
- a CDS encoding winged helix-turn-helix transcriptional regulator — MDQTTVYNEDYPSRRLFDLIGDKWTPIVLYILGQGTRRYGEIQRHLPDISKKMLTQTLRALEEGGLLLRTVYAEVPPKVEYDLTALGRIYLEPVTALCRWATQHSNDLDAVQANRLKAHRRK, encoded by the coding sequence ATGGACCAAACGACCGTTTACAACGAGGACTATCCGTCTCGCCGCCTGTTCGACCTGATCGGGGACAAGTGGACGCCCATCGTCCTCTACATCCTCGGTCAGGGCACGAGACGGTACGGGGAAATACAGCGTCATCTGCCGGACATCTCGAAGAAAATGCTGACGCAGACGCTCCGCGCTTTGGAGGAAGGCGGACTCCTCCTGCGGACTGTGTACGCTGAAGTACCGCCCAAAGTCGAGTACGACTTGACTGCATTGGGGCGGATCTATCTGGAACCAGTCACAGCATTGTGTCGCTGGGCCACCCAGCACTCGAATGACCTTGACGCCGTCCAGGCGAATCGCCTAAAGGCACATCGGCGGAAGTGA
- a CDS encoding DsbA family oxidoreductase: MTLTVDVTSDVICPWCYVGKRRLEKAVAALAGRGDVRVRWHPFELNPRMPKEGMNRREYRTAKFGSWARSLALDSQVAAVGRTEGILFAFDKIERTPNTFDAHRLIWLADQEGVQDAVVEALFRAYFTEGRDISHPPTLLEVVAGAGLDRGRAEAMLKDDDGIEAIRKAEEHARSSGVQGVPYFLVNNKFALPGAQDASAFLAAFDRTGAKSPTADEGSVCKIGEGGMPSC; encoded by the coding sequence ATGACCTTGACCGTTGACGTGACCTCCGACGTGATCTGTCCGTGGTGCTATGTCGGCAAGCGGCGGCTGGAGAAGGCCGTCGCCGCACTCGCCGGGCGTGGGGATGTGCGGGTGCGCTGGCATCCGTTCGAACTCAACCCCCGGATGCCCAAGGAGGGTATGAATCGCAGGGAGTACCGCACCGCCAAGTTCGGAAGCTGGGCGCGGTCGTTGGCGCTCGACTCTCAAGTAGCGGCAGTAGGCCGGACCGAGGGTATCCTGTTCGCCTTCGACAAGATCGAGCGCACGCCCAACACCTTCGACGCTCACCGCCTCATCTGGCTGGCCGACCAAGAAGGCGTGCAGGACGCCGTCGTGGAGGCGTTGTTCCGGGCGTATTTCACCGAGGGCCGGGACATCAGCCACCCCCCAACGCTGCTCGAAGTGGTCGCCGGGGCCGGCCTAGACCGGGGCCGAGCCGAAGCGATGCTGAAAGATGACGACGGGATCGAGGCTATTCGGAAAGCCGAAGAGCATGCACGGTCGTCAGGAGTGCAGGGCGTGCCGTATTTTCTCGTCAACAACAAGTTCGCGCTCCCAGGTGCGCAAGACGCATCGGCGTTCCTCGCGGCCTTCGACCGGACCGGGGCCAAGTCGCCGACCGCCGATGAGGGGAGCGTCTGCAAGATCGGCGAGGGAGGGATGCCGTCATGTTGA